The Aspergillus oryzae RIB40 DNA, chromosome 5 genome segment CTTCCCTACTCTGAGGCGTGTCATAGATCGGTGAAGTTCGGAGGTTTCCTTAACTTTCGGCTTTTGATCATATCCTCTGCTAGGAATGGTCGGTCTGGCAGAGAACCCACCAAGACCCGCATCCCCACCCAACCGGCGTCTAAATAATTCGGCCTTGTGTAGTTTATTCGCCTCATATAGATCGCGCTGTGTGCATCCTGCTATGTGGGAGTCGCTATCAGCCCGCCTGAAGCGTGAAAACAATACAATCTTCCATTTTTATATGCGTGCGCGATCTCGAGGGGTAGGAGCACATGGCTTGATAGAGGAATACAGAGGTACGCCTCGCCTAACCCTCATATCCACAGAGCTTCCTGTGATTATCAAGGCACTCTGATCTAAAAAGTTTCCATTGCTCATATCTGACTCTCCTCATCTCATATCATACTGGCCACTTTCGCTGTTACATCGGCCCAAGGTAAATCAAATGTATAATTGTAATACTAGGAAGGTCCAATGAACCTGAGATTTACTCCACCATTCTCGGCAATCCAGTCCTCCGACTGTTGCAGCCGGACAATAAAGCATCACCGTAAATGCCGTATTTTACCAGCGGATTTGTATAAGGTCATAGAACATTCCGTATGTAGTACTACCCATGATGTCAGATCGAGCGGTAATTTGAGACGCATAACaatagtaatatatatagatatatagatatatatatatatatatatatatatatctgtcGCGTGGTGCGTATTTTTGGTCGTCCAATTGTATAGCAACCTGCTATATGCATCGTTTAAGCTATTCTGCTTCTTATGCTACGAAATGCATTCTATTATATTTAACATATATACACAATTCCTCGTTGATGTACCGTGACTTTAGTGCCCAATCTCGATCATAGTCTGCAACAGCCGGCAATTTTACAGCATGTCGGAGTAGGCAATCATGGTTAAGGCTGTAGATGAGTCCCTGTTGGCTAAAATATCGCACATCTCCACATGCTGCTTATCCAGTAGGGGAGATGCTGAGGCCGGGTTGCATTCACAGTGTGCTTTCCTTCATGGGTCGCTGTATAGATATGGTGTATGGCAGTAGCTGGAGCTTGGCGTTCAGTGAGTGCTTCAGCTGATCCAGCAAGGTGTGCAACAGGTTTCCGAATCGACAGAAACATTGCCTGATCTCTCTAGCACCCCTTTTCCGTGATCAGCTGCGGTTGATACCATGGAGGACACCATGGAACATCCGCAGTATAGCCCTGCAAGACGCGCACCTTATGTGGGGCCTGCTAGGTTGCGAATGGGCTTCGACCGGAAAGCCAGCCTTGGGATTGAGTACTAGCGCCAggggtgttggtggtgaaATCCCAGTCGCGCCATGGATCAAGCCGGAAGCCGAGATATTCTTCTGTCTTGGTTGCCTTGACCGTCATCTGTGGTAGGCCCAGAGGAGTATATTCCAGTTCTTGCGGGTCAACAAAAAGCATCGACGCACGGAAGGGAAGGTACGTCGCGCGGTGGCTAACATACTTCTGTCGTTCGAGCGGGAGGTGTGGGTGTACCTCACATGGGCCCCAAGACAAAGACCTCGAGTCGCTTCAAGGAAATGGGTCCCATGTCGTACAACCTGAGCCCTTGGTCATCGCTACGGGAATGGATCTATTTGTTCTTAGACCGGTGTCCTAAGAATGCCCAGCTGAAGGCAGGCACCTCTACGCGGTGCTGGGGACTAGTACCCGTACATGTCTTGATGGTCAGGGAAGCTAAGGTCTGCccaatacatacatacaattCCAATACAATTTGTCATCCTTGTCGTCGTGgaagatacatatatacccGCACAAGTCAGCTGTAGTCGTACTGTAATGTGACAAAGGCGTTCATCCGAATTGTGGAAAACGTACAGTAACACACTGAACCAGTTCGTTGTTTATCTGCCTTTACTTTCCTGTGATGGGCTGTCCTCACATGGATCAATCGCTGACCGACGCAGACCTTGCAGTCCCCATCACCGAGAAAGATAACATGGCACGATATAGTTATGTACCAAATCCGCCGGCGGAGAAGCAGAGTACCCTAGCGAGCCAAGCGCTTACCGACAAGCCCGGCCACGACTGAGATTACACTAGACGGTGAGGGGCACCTCTCCCTTAGAGTATCGCATTACTAAGAAGACATAGGTCGGTCCTTGGAAGAATACTACGAGTGCAAGATATGCAATGGCAAGGTAGTAGATCTGGCAATACCCTGTGGCCACACCTACTGCTACGAATGCTTTAACAAGTTCTTTCACTACTACGTTCTCAAAAAAGCGGGAGAAAGCCAAGCAGTGGCGTCACACTTTCTGGCAAGCCGCCAATGCGAgccattttgtttttattgCAAGAAGGCGTTCTCTGGCCAGTACAGTACACGGACCCCGAGGATCGTGATCATCTCAAAGACTTATATGTCCCATTGCGCTGCACGGAACCGGAAGGATTGCATTGCTTTATTAATGACTACATGGTGCGGGGAACTATATGTACAGTGCAGCAGACAGGAATCTTCCCGTACCCACTGAAAATGTACCTGGTTGGATTGACGGCGGTATTGTGACATCATGTCTAGGACGAGAGGGGTGAGGACACACTATGCTCCATACTATCTCCCATGGAGTGATAGATGTGTGTGTGTTTACAGTATTCATACGATGACACCTCGCCGACATTGGCGATATGCAGGATCTCCTTCACCtatatctctatataattcCTTCAGCATACACCCTTTCCGAAAGCCGCCTTTACCACCTgccgtctttctctcccgaaCCCTGCTGGTAAGGTAGGGAGGCCCGCACTTGGCTGATTCACGACATTATATTGGGTGATTTATGCCGATTTTTCTCTTATAAGAAATAAGCTTTCTTGGCATAGGGTTCGGGAGAGGAAAACAGGAAGCAAATGGTAAAGGCAATTTTCGGACAAATTGTATACATTGGGTAGCCCTCGAGGGTATACGGGAACGGCGGCATTGGTATCGCGGGAAGAAGCGAACAAAGATcgttgaagagagaaatccGGACATCAAACGACCGCGAGTTATTGAGGTGTTGTGGCTGTCATTGTGTGTGCAAAGCGGGCACTAGTACATTTCCTAGAATTAATCCTGGATTGTTTTAGTATATTGATTTAATACTCCGAGAGTACttagtatatatacttctatcTATCTCTATACTTTAGAAATAATCACTGAGTAAAAAGTAGCTCTAAGCTAGTTCTAGTTCTattccagaaagagaaagttgcAAAGTTTCTAAACATGAACTGTTCAATAGGTGCCTAGTAGTATAATTGTCATGGTGATTAGTGATTATGAATGCCTATTCGTCCAGACGCAGCCCTAAGACACGCCACAACGAACATCCTTGTTCCTCCCCCACCAACGTTGCCTTGTCGCAACGTCGAGAACCACTGCTTTATATTCGTAAGAGAGCCTAGCAAGATACTCTGTGAAGCAAAGCAGACCTTCTCGAGACCTATATTATACCTCACCATGTATTTTATCAGACTCTGACTGCCCCACCCCACCAGTGACAGAAAGCCTCATGGACTCTCCGGCCTCGCACTCCACTGATAATTGCAACACCATTTTACCTGCATGATGAGTTCCGCAGTGATTTTCACGTtaaccttcttcctctctctttttcttttcgctgcATCATCTCTCGTCCCTCCACGAACTCTCCGGCAACTCCTCGTGTTCGCTTTCGTCTTATCTGTTCCGTTTCTGATCGGCTCTCTCATCACCTTGGCGATTAGCCATTACACCCGTTCTCGAACACGAAGAACAACCAGCCTACATATGTCTTTTTGACCCTGCATAAACTCTAGCGATAAACGAATCCGCGTGGAGGCGGCCGGCATGAGCCCAGTCAGAACAGTGAGTGACATTGCATGGTGTCCGTCCAGGCGACGATCGATTTATGGCCCCCACCTGCTTTGGGCTAGAGTCTTGGCTTTTCGTTGGTGCCCGAGGTGGAGTTTGATTCTCATTATATCTCATCTATCTTGAGCATCGACTTTACTGGGTTTTGTTTTGTGGGTTTTATTGGTGTCTTGAAGTATTGGGAGGCTATCGAGTTAGACACCACATGAGTATACCATTCTTTACCCAGCTCAAGAGTCTGCTCAGGCTCTACTCAGATCACGGCGCCTCACGGAAGTACATGAGAAGGAATCTTTAAGTTCGATATATAGATTGTCTACCGGGTTCGAATACAATGACATTATGTCTTCATACCGGCTTGTTCAAAATAGCGCTCATCTTCCATACTGCTCCGCAAGCGAATTCATAAACGCCGTCCCCGCCAGGCGAAAGGTATCAGGTCTCACGCCGCCATCACTACGATGTAAATAGAAGTTCTGCCCATATCCCCCCGTAGCATTATAAACAGGCCAGTGGTCTACCCCAGAAACTAAAGTCACGGTTAGAGAATATTCTCACTCGTAAGAAGCTAGAGTAGCAATCCTACCTCCATGGTTATTTGGATCAAGATCGGTGATGAAGCTGATCCACATGCGAGTGGTCAGTTTGGCCAGATCTAGCACGTCCTGGGTTGCGTTTGCGAGCGGGCTTTGGCCGGCGGCATAGCCAAGGCCAATTCTGTTGTAGAAAACGTAGCCGATTTCAGTGAAATGGCTGGTGCCTTTGTATGCGGCTATGACCACCCGGTTGTTAGCCTCTTGCTTGGGGTGAGTGATTGGGGTGGTGATGGCTTACTGGATGAGGTTGGCGACTCAAATAGGTATGAATAGGCTGGCGCACCATATTTGGACCATGCATCGGTCCTCAGACGCCGCCATGAAAGGAACATTTGATCCGTCAGCAACGCCACCGAGCGCTTGAACTGCTTCCCCACGGGTCCATCGGGTTGAACACGGTAGTTAGCTGGCAGCCCGAGGGAGTCTATGTCAGGGTAGAGTGCCATGAGTATCTCGGTTGTGTTGGCATCTAGTCCAGACGACTGAATGAGACTTGCAATGTCCTCGTCCGTGTTAACCCCGGTGCCAGCAAACATCGTGGCTTCGTCAGCGTTCGTGCCGAGCAAAATAGGCGTCTTGGTGAACTTTCCGGCGTCCAGCAGCACCGATGGTAAGTCCGGGATGATGTCCCCATCCACAATGGGATAGAAACTACCTGATATTTCGGTGATTGTCGCATTGAGTTTTTCGAAGGGGACCGTACGCAAGCAGGCAAGTTTGTCTGAACTACCATCACATCCGACAATGCCGACGATGGTATCATAGATCTGCTGAGGTTCCATCAGGTTCTTCATGTGGCTGCCATCGGCGCCGGACTCAGCAATGACGCCGCGGAAGAGGCCGTCGTCACGACCGCCGTAGGCAGTGGCATGATAACAGACGTTACCACCGCCTGCGCTCTCGCCCCAAATGGTCACCTTGGCTGGGTCACCGCCAAAGGCTTCGATATTCTCATTGATCCACTGCATAGCAATTCGCTGGTCCTTGAGGCCGAGGTTGGCTACCCCTGCGTCGAGGATGTCTTGACTGGCCATGAAGCCCCAGAAAGACATTCGGTCTAGACGAGGTATTAGCATATATTGCCCAGTCTGTGAACGGAGGGACGTACTGACAGTCTGCGGAGATGGCAATGAATGGCTTTCCCATCTTGACCGATTCTTCGACGATGAAGCTCAGATTGTACACGCCATTGGCACTATAATCCATCGACCACCCTCCTCCGTGAGTAAAGAAACCGACGGGGAGCAACTCGTCATCCTTGGTCTGTCCTGACTTGGCAGGCCTAACGATATTCAATGTCAGGCAGTCTTCACTCAGGGTGTAAGGCCAGGCTGCACTGTTCTAGGGACGGATTAACAAGGTAATAATTTCAAAAGCCAGGGCTAGTCTTACTCCATAACCGACGCAAGAATCAGCATATTCCGTAGCGTTTCTAGTGCCAAAGGTGCTGTTCAAGCTCTGTGGGTTCTGGAAACGGAGCTCTCCAACGGGCGGTTGAGCGAAGGGGATACCAAGGAAAAGATCTTGGTCGTATAAAGCAACATATTTGCCCTCGTAAGTGCCGTTCTTTACTGTGGCGGTTGGGGGAAGCCCAGCGACCACGGCTGGCAGAGCGGCGAGGAGAATCTTCAGAAGCAACGCCATGGAGACCGGTCAGAGACTAAAAATCTTCAGACTTCCAGAATAACCGCTGGGATTAGGAGCGAGATTCCATTATAAATATTGCCTGAGCTCCAGGCATGACAAAAAAGCGCCATCCCCAGGTAAGTAACCACCACCTTCTTCAATACTGGCGATCGGGTAGTTCGACATATCCACTTCGTGTTTCTCCGCCGGTAAGGGTTGCCTCTGCACATTTAGATTATCATATCTCCGGGGTACCCCAGGCTAGGGCACCAGTCATTCCTGAAATGGCAGTTATAAGCGCTCGGCAATACCGTCTTGGCTCTTCTGTCTAGGATTTGATCCAGGGATCAACATAATAGGCGGACGCCGCCTGCTCGGGTGAAgtttaaaaaagaacaactCCGGGAAAGCCCCGGTGAGAAAGCCATGAAAGTGCCTACTTGGTGGGCCTAAATGTACTCCATCTGGCATCAAGTAACAACCTCTACTGCTGATTCCTGTAATTCTGGCGCGGAACCCTGGACTCCCACTGTGGGGTTGTCGTTGAAAATATCAAGGAGACTAACTAAGACATAATCACTCCGGGGAGGGCGTTGTCTTCATCAATTGGCTGGCGTATTTTTGATTCAGCAGCTTGCCTTGATCCACATAAGTCTTGACGTGATGCTGTGCCCCGGACCTACGAATAACTATTCACATGCTTATATGAGAGCTTCATGAAAGTTTATCTCTAACCCATAGGGTAGGAGCAATGGATTGAATGGAACAATGATTTGAAGTAACTGTGCCGCCTAGCCAGTCACTATAATATCGCATGCTCACTGTCATTCATTTTTGAGGCTGCACAGATGGGGAGAGTAGAAACACTCTTTAGAGGATTTGGAAGACAGTGATAGATGCCTATAGCATTCCGAATTGGTCAATACTATCCTCTACGAGCCTTTTTTCATAGAAGGCACGATATCATTTTTTGGAGAAAGATCTACTCTATCAAGCTGTGATAAAATGGTTTTAGACTATTTCTCTAGCTGACGATCTTCTTACCATAACCATAAGTGTCTAGCGTGTGAGCTGAATTCATATGAATAAGCTTGCCTCAATGCTCACGGCTGATTCAGCCGTCGAGAAAAGGGAGGGGGATCTTGTATAAAGTCTCTCATCTACACAActcttccattccagaaGCGAATATTTCGTTGGCGTATGCAGAGTCAACACTAACTTTTACTTGTAGTGTAGAGAGTTTACAAAGACGTTAGATAGTTGTTTATTCTTCAagacacaagaaaagaataggaaAGAAACCTATACAAATGCAATCTTTCCAAAAAAGGATGTCCCTTATCAAGTTACCCCGTTCCTCGAGCTTTACGATAGGGATAATCTAATCCAAACGTTTACAAGCATATTAAAATGCTCAACTCCGTAAGCCAGTAGAATAGTCAGCAATGGTTAGCACCACTGATCCCTCCATCACTTACATCTGTTAGCCATGGAGACGGATTCATTTGTCAAGGGCAAGTATCCTTTGGGTTGCACTCCGGCATAGATTATCAAGACTTTACAGAGGATGATCCCATAGGTCTATATCTGAGTAGCCTCTCCAGGGAAGTGGGTCTGGGGCCGGAGAAGGTATCTTCAGATATTCCGTTTTCGGGGGCagccgttgaagaagcaacaCACAAAGCTTATTCACGAGAAAGTTGAAATCTCTGTCGTATAATTCCCATTATTGGTAGAAGTAAAGCGACCAATCTTGGATCGGTAATTCGATCTACGTTCCGTACTGCGAACAGTGATCATCGCTGGAATTGACCTAGATAGTCATTTCCAATATGAACTTAGACGGCAGATCGTCGTGCACCGCGGACTATTATTCCCCATGCAGATAAGGATATGAGTTCCTCCTTAGCACAAACTGACACTTAGAGAACTATATAGATAGTGAACCATCTCCATAGGAACTTAATCCATTCGTAGTCATTCATAGCTGTCTGCTATAATCTGCTTCCTAGCTACtacccttctcttcaattCCAGATCTACTGAGACACAACTACTTTCGCCCAAAATGCGTGTGACGGGCTTCTTTACCCTCCTCTCAACattccccttcctctccgGCTCGTGGCCGACAATGCCCCAAAGACGATCCAGACTCTTGGCCCGAGCTGACGAACCCCCCACTCTGAATGGCCTTGTGAGAGATTTTGATAAGCTTTCACCGACCGAGATCGATACGTTTACTCCCCACCTTAGTCGCAGAGATCTTGAGAAACTTCACAGTTGTGTTGTATCTGAAGGCGCCTGTACTGGACATTTACACGATCTTGCGGCGCATGCCGACGAGCATGGATTTCTGAAATCTTTCAAGAATTCTCACTAGACCGGCTGGTCTAGTCCACGTCGAAACGGAGTTAATACCCCATGGCGATAATCACTGTCCCCATGATATGGACTTTCAAACGGGAGGTAAAAGTGTTATTCCAAAACCTGAGTGCAACGGAGAAGGATCTGTGACGTTTTTCATTTCATTGCAAGTATTGGACCATCGAAAAGGCTAGTAGTTTTAATCATGACACATTTGCACATCTTCCATATGCAATATTCGGTATACGAGAGTAGGGTAATGACCAGACACATCAATCAATGCGTGTACAGATGCTTACAGTGTgtaaaagaatagaaaaCCTGCAAAGAGGCGATATTCCATGCAATTTCGGAAGCAGCTCTTGATCAAAAGGCTGCTAGAATAAAGTTTTCGTTCTGCGTGGCCGCATCCGGTTGGTCATGGCATAATCTATATTAAAATTGGATTTGAGTGTCCTTGTGCCCTAGTTTGGACGCAAACGGGATCTCAGTCCTTCTTTCGGCAGTTACATTCTTGGCCACGACAACGGAAATATTTTCCGAGGGTGGGCAATATGTTCCTCATTCTACAGTGTGGAACATTGGAGCATCGTGTGCTATCGCCCGTGTTGCATTCTTAGCACAGTGAGATCATGACTTGGAATGAACTGAAACAATGTGCTGCTGGTCAGTGGTTGTACTAGTAGAAGCAGCATTGAAAACAGAGCCAGAGACTTTCCTGCTCTATGGTGCATGCCAGTAAATCAAGAACGATGGATATTATTGGTTCATATATAAGTGGAAGAGAATCGGGCCCACAATGCGATCTTCTTACTGAAATAGCCCGCAAAGAGCTATCCCAACAGTGAACCATTACTTGTTCCTTCAGTCGACGTGCATATTGACTGTGAGCCTTCCAACTGCACACGCAGTCCCAGAAGGTTGTCTTATTCCAAGCTGGATGTCTTTATTCAGCGCTGTTTAGACACCTGCGACATGCTCCAGCTTTGCGATATTATAGACGGTACCGATATTTCAGAGTAATAGAGCGACAACAACCTTGACCTGGAGCGTACTAACGATATAGAATaggccaaagaaaagaatgagaggagagaaaaattCAGTAGAAAGTGGGCTCATTCTCTGTTTGCCTgggaaggacaaagaaacaaacgGGATATATAGTAGTCATTGGTACGCACCAAGGAGAATAGGTTGGACTGGACAAAACCTAAGGATGTCTTTATAACTCAACATCGTGTTATAGGCGCGCCGGATCCCTGGACAGAGCTATCCGACATGTCTTAATAGTCTCTAGCGGGACTCCTCGCAGCTGTGTCCCACCTTCTGCAATACTTATATATCTCATTTCGTGATTCTCGGTAGAGTCTGGCGTTAAAAGCGGTGACCTGCCATGCCTGTCCTCCGGGTCCCCTGTGGTCATATGTGCCTACTAGTATTACTTGTACCCATGCATGGTGTGGCATTGACCATGTCTCCAAAGATGACATGTTATTATATTTCAGGAGACAAGGCAGAAACATCGACAACGAAGGATCGTGGGCGTACCAATGTAAACGTACAGATGGCTGCttgaccttcctctccacaTTCGCCCTCCTCGCTGCATCCCCGGTTGCCACGGTCGAAGGATCCAACGCTGCGCGTGGTCTTCCCTGGGTGGATAACATTGTTAGCGAGGTTAGTGGAGGATTAccttcgatgatgaagggtACGTGGGATACGTGATCAGGGGCATCAGGAAACTAAAAGCCTGCTTGACGACATTTCCAATCAGCTTGATCTACTATGGGATGCCCAATCCCCACCATCTCAGTCCAAGCGGTCCATCCCGACAACAGACAACACTATGACTTGTACTCCACTTATATAGACTTTCATTCCAGGGCCTAACTGCCTTGTCTCCATAGCTCGGCAtgaatactccgtacaaggGCGAGATAGTTTACAGTCCTCGTGCGTTTCTGTTCGGATCAGTCATAGTCTTGCATCTGGGCAAGGATTGCAGTAGTGCCTGGTATGGTTACGGAACAGTTATATGTGTGGCATCTCTGTGCGTTATATTGAATTATAGGTTGTTTCTACATCTCCCCGTTTTAGCTGCATAGGATACAAtccttgtctccttttcGCAGCTTTACGGATGGCAGCGGAGACTCACGTATCTGTCTATTGCTTGATATATCTGGGCGTTAATGAGTCCTAGGCAACAACAGAGGAGATTTACTGAATATCCAGAGTCTAAAAGATAACCGCCTACCTTCAGTAGGTACCAAGAACTCACGGGTCTCATAGTCAGGATCTCAGGTATTGTCTCGTGTTTCCTCAGCTAGCCACTGGAGAAACGCCCTGCTAGGAATATTCGAAACCAATAAGAGCGCAGAACTACTCGACATTATATGCGCGGTCTAGCACTAGCAATAATTAGAATGCAGATCTTTAGTCGAGATTCTAATAGGAAGAAAATAGTAGTCCGAATACGGGGGATATGTCTGTATATGTTTTCTTCGATCGACACTTTCCAATACGATAGTTCGCCGATCTTCGACTAGCTCCACGATCATCACTCAGAAAATTATGTGCGCCTTAAGAGCTGAGACGAAAAGCATATTCGA includes the following:
- a CDS encoding uncharacterized protein (acetylcholinesterase/Butyrylcholinesterase), coding for MALLLKILLAALPAVVAGLPPTATVKNGTYEGKYVALYDQDLFLGIPFAQPPVGELRFQNPQSLNSTFGTRNATEYADSCVGYGNSAAWPYTLSEDCLTLNIVRPAKSGQTKDDELLPVGFFTHGGGWSMDYSANGVYNLSFIVEESVKMGKPFIAISADYRMSFWGFMASQDILDAGVANLGLKDQRIAMQWINENIEAFGGDPAKVTIWGESAGGGNVCYHATAYGGRDDGLFRGVIAESGADGSHMKNLMEPQQIYDTIVGIVGCDGSSDKLACLRTVPFEKLNATITEISGSFYPIVDGDIIPDLPSVLLDAGKFTKTPILLGTNADEATMFAGTGVNTDEDIASLIQSSGLDANTTEILMALYPDIDSLGLPANYRVQPDGPVGKQFKRSVALLTDQMFLSWRRLRTDAWSKYGAPAYSYLFESPTSSSTSHFTEIGYVFYNRIGLGYAAGQSPLANATQDVLDLAKLTTRMWISFITDLDPNNHGEPEQTLELGKEWYTHVVSNSIASQYFKTPIKPTKQNPVKSMLKIDEI
- a CDS encoding uncharacterized protein (predicted protein), producing MRGEKNSVESGLILCLPGKDKETNGIYSSHWRQGRNIDNEGSWAYQCKRTDGCLTFLSTFALLAASPVATVEGSNAARGLPWVDNIVSEVSGGLPSMMKGTWDT